One genomic segment of Mesoterricola silvestris includes these proteins:
- a CDS encoding RluA family pseudouridine synthase: MTLNAGFCYRERVQRGGLTVLEHYALHHPHSTPERWRERIEGGEVELDGHPPAPGTPLAPGQELAWHRPPWEEPEVDLAMGVVYEDPWLLAVVKPSGLPTLPGGGFLEHTLVALARARCPGCSPMHRLGRGTSGLVLFGRTPEAGAALQQAWREHRVEKRYRALAAGGPAWDELDIRTPIGPVPHPWLGSIFAASPGGKPSRSVARVLERREGETLLEVDLHTGRPHQIRIHLASVGHPLAGDPLYAPGGLPREDLVALPGDLGYLLHAERLAFLHPVTGEALDLRAEPPEPLRTGSGA, encoded by the coding sequence ATGACCCTCAACGCCGGCTTCTGCTACCGGGAGCGGGTTCAGCGCGGCGGCCTCACGGTCCTGGAGCACTACGCCCTGCACCACCCCCACTCCACCCCGGAGCGGTGGCGGGAGCGCATCGAAGGGGGCGAGGTGGAGCTGGACGGCCACCCCCCCGCGCCCGGAACGCCCCTGGCCCCCGGCCAGGAACTGGCCTGGCACCGCCCGCCCTGGGAGGAACCGGAGGTGGACCTGGCCATGGGGGTGGTCTATGAGGATCCTTGGCTCCTGGCGGTGGTGAAGCCCTCCGGGCTGCCCACGCTCCCCGGGGGCGGCTTCCTGGAGCACACGCTGGTGGCCCTGGCGCGGGCCCGGTGCCCCGGGTGCAGCCCCATGCACCGCCTGGGCCGGGGCACCTCGGGCCTCGTCCTCTTCGGCCGCACCCCGGAGGCCGGGGCGGCCCTGCAGCAAGCGTGGCGGGAGCACCGGGTGGAGAAGCGCTACCGGGCCCTGGCCGCGGGCGGCCCCGCCTGGGACGAGCTGGATATCCGCACCCCCATCGGGCCCGTGCCCCACCCGTGGCTGGGCAGCATCTTCGCCGCCAGCCCCGGCGGCAAGCCCTCCCGCAGCGTGGCCCGGGTCCTGGAGCGCCGGGAGGGCGAAACCCTTCTGGAGGTGGACCTGCACACCGGCCGCCCCCACCAGATCCGCATCCACCTGGCTTCCGTGGGCCACCCCCTCGCCGGGGACCCCCTCTACGCCCCGGGCGGCCTGCCCCGGGAGGACCTGGTGGCCCTGCCGGGGGACCTGGGGTACCTCCTGCACGCCGAGCGCCTCGCCTTCCTCCACCCGGTCACGGGCGAGGCCCTGGACCTGCGGGCGGAGCCGCCGGAGCCCCTGCGCACCGGGAGCGGCGCGTGA